The Tepidibacillus fermentans genome includes a region encoding these proteins:
- the rpoD gene encoding RNA polymerase sigma factor RpoD: protein MAKEKNKNIEPELTLEQMKEQIIEQAKKRGSISYKQIMDKLAIYDQDSDQIDEFFEYLTDQGIEVVNEDQELPLLDDDVEKISDTDEEFDFDDLSIPPGVKINDPVRMYLKEIGRVPLLSAEEEIELAKRIEEGDEEAKRRLAEANLRLVVSIAKRYVGRGMLFLDLIQEGNMGLIKAVEKFDYRKGYKFSTYATWWIRQAITRAIADQARTIRIPVHMVETINKLIRVSRQLLQDLGREPTPEEIAEEMDLSVEKVREIMKIAQEPVSLETPIGEEDDSHLGDFIEDQDALAPSDAAAYELLKEQLEDVLDTLTEREENVLRLRFGLDDGRTRTLEEVGKVFGVTRERIRQIEAKALRKLRHPSRSKRLKDFLE from the coding sequence ATGGCCAAAGAAAAAAATAAAAATATTGAACCAGAACTAACGCTTGAGCAAATGAAAGAGCAAATTATCGAACAAGCGAAAAAACGTGGTTCAATTTCATATAAACAAATTATGGATAAATTAGCGATATACGATCAAGATTCCGATCAAATTGATGAATTTTTTGAGTATTTAACGGATCAGGGGATTGAGGTAGTTAATGAAGATCAAGAGCTTCCGTTACTCGATGATGATGTAGAAAAAATCTCTGATACCGATGAAGAATTTGACTTTGATGATTTATCCATTCCTCCAGGAGTCAAGATTAATGACCCTGTTCGAATGTATCTAAAAGAAATTGGCCGTGTTCCATTATTATCTGCTGAAGAAGAAATTGAATTAGCAAAACGTATTGAAGAAGGTGATGAAGAGGCAAAAAGGCGTCTTGCCGAAGCCAACTTACGACTAGTGGTTAGTATTGCTAAGCGTTATGTGGGAAGAGGAATGTTATTCCTTGATTTAATCCAAGAAGGGAATATGGGATTGATTAAAGCGGTAGAAAAGTTTGATTATCGCAAGGGGTACAAATTTAGTACTTATGCTACATGGTGGATTCGCCAAGCAATAACAAGGGCAATTGCTGACCAAGCAAGAACAATCCGTATTCCTGTACACATGGTTGAAACCATCAACAAACTCATTCGTGTTTCTAGGCAGTTGCTTCAAGATTTAGGAAGAGAGCCCACCCCAGAAGAAATTGCTGAGGAGATGGATTTAAGCGTTGAGAAAGTAAGGGAGATCATGAAGATCGCCCAGGAACCTGTTTCTTTAGAAACACCGATTGGTGAAGAAGATGACTCTCACCTAGGGGACTTTATCGAAGATCAGGATGCATTAGCCCCATCAGATGCAGCCGCTTACGAACTCTTAAAAGAACAATTAGAAGACGTTTTAGATACATTAACGGAAAGAGAAGAAAATGTATTGCGTTTACGCTTCGGATTAGATGATGGAAGAACTCGAACTCTTGAAGAAGTAGGAAAAGTATTCGGAGTTACGAGAGAACGTATTCGCCAAATTGAGGCGAAAGCATTGCGCAAACTTCGTCATCCAAGCCGAAGCAAACGATTAAAAGATTTCTTAGAATAA
- the dnaG gene encoding DNA primase has translation MPTTRIPNELLQQIRHHYHIVDVIGQYVSLKKSGRNYIGLCPFHSEKTPSFTVSPEKEIFHCFGCGAGGDVIKFVMDIENYSFIEAVNFLATEAGITIPKLEQHIQYEEDEKRLQLIQAHDLAAKLFHYLLLETEHGKEPYRYLLDRGVSKEVIETFQIGFSPPSWDFLKKFLIKRGYSEELLEEAGLLIRNENGSFDRFRNRIMFPIFDAKGRVIAFGGRVMDDSLPKYLNSPETIIFNKSKTIYNLHLAAKEIRKKRQAILFEGYIDTISTWKAGIHNGIATLGTALTEQHANILRRYADEIIISYDSDTAGQQATYKAIELLQPLGFQLKIVQMPQGFDPDDYIRTYGPNSFKEDILTTTITPTAFKLNFIRKEYQLNEESGRLKYIAKALEVIADLPRAIEREHYLRGLADEFKLSIDSLKNDLNQFIYEKRKKKEKTRVNLTLKWNNNINNGNHVFKPNTLYPAFYQAEKYLIALMLKDRKIAEQVKEEIGSDFHVEDFSVLAAYIYSYYSDGNEADIRHFISTLEDERLIQLASHLAMLEMNEEVSEQEFHDYITQVKKHHVDLLIKQKKEEQKKAERLKDFATAAKIGQEIIQLRNPKG, from the coding sequence ATGCCGACAACTAGAATCCCAAATGAATTATTGCAACAGATTCGACATCATTATCATATCGTGGATGTAATTGGACAATATGTCTCATTAAAAAAAAGTGGGCGAAATTATATAGGATTATGTCCATTTCACTCGGAAAAAACACCATCATTTACTGTATCACCAGAAAAAGAGATCTTTCATTGTTTTGGATGTGGTGCAGGTGGTGATGTCATTAAGTTTGTAATGGACATTGAAAACTATTCGTTTATCGAAGCCGTAAACTTTTTAGCAACTGAGGCAGGGATTACGATCCCTAAACTCGAACAACATATACAATATGAAGAAGATGAAAAAAGACTTCAACTTATACAGGCCCATGATTTGGCAGCAAAATTATTTCATTATTTACTTCTTGAGACAGAACATGGGAAGGAACCATATCGTTATTTATTAGATAGGGGAGTTTCCAAGGAAGTTATTGAAACATTTCAGATTGGTTTTTCTCCTCCTTCATGGGACTTCCTAAAAAAATTCCTGATAAAAAGAGGATATTCCGAGGAATTGCTGGAAGAAGCAGGACTTTTAATCCGGAATGAAAATGGGTCTTTTGATCGCTTTCGTAATCGGATCATGTTCCCCATTTTTGATGCAAAAGGTCGTGTGATTGCATTTGGAGGAAGGGTGATGGATGATAGTTTACCTAAGTATCTGAATAGCCCAGAAACAATCATTTTTAATAAAAGCAAAACGATCTATAATCTACATCTTGCTGCAAAAGAGATCCGTAAAAAAAGACAAGCTATTCTCTTCGAAGGATATATCGATACCATTTCAACATGGAAAGCTGGAATTCATAACGGTATTGCTACATTAGGAACTGCATTAACCGAACAACATGCGAATATTTTGCGTCGGTACGCGGATGAGATCATTATTAGTTATGATTCAGATACTGCTGGACAACAAGCCACCTATAAAGCGATTGAATTATTACAACCATTAGGTTTTCAGTTAAAAATCGTGCAAATGCCTCAAGGATTTGACCCGGATGATTATATTCGAACCTATGGGCCTAATTCATTTAAAGAGGATATTTTAACAACAACTATCACCCCTACTGCTTTTAAATTGAACTTTATTCGTAAAGAATATCAATTGAATGAAGAAAGTGGTCGATTAAAGTATATTGCGAAAGCATTAGAAGTAATTGCTGATCTACCCCGAGCAATTGAAAGAGAACACTATTTACGGGGACTTGCTGACGAATTTAAATTATCCATTGACTCTTTAAAAAATGATTTAAATCAATTTATATACGAAAAGAGGAAAAAAAAGGAGAAAACGAGGGTTAATCTGACCTTAAAATGGAATAATAATATAAATAATGGCAATCATGTGTTTAAGCCAAATACACTATATCCAGCTTTTTATCAAGCTGAGAAATATTTAATTGCGTTGATGCTAAAAGATCGGAAAATTGCTGAACAAGTTAAAGAGGAAATCGGTAGTGATTTTCATGTGGAGGATTTTTCGGTTTTAGCAGCGTATATTTATTCATATTATAGTGATGGGAATGAAGCCGACATCCGTCATTTTATTTCTACTCTTGAAGATGAACGTCTTATTCAATTGGCAAGCCATTTGGCGATGTTAGAGATGAATGAAGAAGTTTCTGAACAAGAGTTTCATGATTATATAACACAAGTTAAAAAACACCATGTTGATTTGTTGATCAAACAAAAGAAAGAAGAACAGAAAAAGGCAGAACGATTAAAAGATTTTGCCACAGCAGCAAAGATTGGTCAAGAAATTATACAATTGCGTAACCCAAAAGGATAG
- a CDS encoding pyruvate, water dikinase regulatory protein, which translates to MQSLNEKPIIYVVSDSVGETAEYVVRAAVSQFNGETTEIRRLSYIEDKESIDEIIQSAKEVNGIIAFTIVIAELKEHLILKAKEKNVMVVDILGPMMESLQTLFQQPPKMKPGLVRQLDEEYFRRVEAIEFAVKYDDGRDPRGILKADVILIGVSRTSKTPLSMYLAHKRLKVANVPLVPEVKPPEELFEISNKKVIGLKISPNQLNTIRTERLRSLGLTAEANYANHERIIEELEYADRVMKKIGCRVIDVSNKAVEETANIILGMIGKDGGR; encoded by the coding sequence ATTCAGAGTTTAAATGAAAAACCGATCATATATGTTGTTTCTGACTCCGTTGGGGAAACAGCAGAATATGTCGTTAGGGCCGCAGTAAGTCAATTTAATGGGGAAACTACAGAAATACGTCGGCTTTCCTATATCGAAGACAAAGAATCGATTGATGAAATCATTCAATCGGCGAAAGAAGTAAATGGTATTATCGCATTTACGATTGTAATTGCTGAATTAAAGGAGCATCTGATTTTAAAAGCGAAAGAAAAAAACGTCATGGTTGTCGATATTTTAGGACCAATGATGGAATCGCTACAAACACTTTTTCAACAACCACCAAAAATGAAGCCAGGATTAGTAAGACAATTAGATGAAGAATATTTTCGACGTGTTGAAGCGATTGAATTTGCCGTAAAATATGACGACGGTCGTGATCCAAGAGGTATTTTGAAAGCAGATGTCATTTTAATTGGTGTTTCACGAACTTCTAAAACTCCTCTTTCGATGTATTTAGCTCATAAACGTTTAAAAGTTGCGAATGTTCCTCTTGTTCCAGAAGTAAAACCGCCTGAAGAATTATTTGAAATCTCGAATAAAAAAGTTATCGGTTTGAAAATTTCTCCAAACCAGCTGAATACCATTCGAACCGAACGCTTAAGATCTTTAGGTTTAACCGCTGAAGCCAATTATGCAAATCATGAAAGAATTATTGAAGAACTGGAATACGCGGATCGAGTCATGAAAAAAATTGGTTGTCGAGTTATTGATGTCTCTAATAAAGCGGTAGAAGAGACAGCCAATATTATTCTAGGAATGATCGGCAAAGATGGGGGAAGATAA
- a CDS encoding helix-turn-helix transcriptional regulator, whose amino-acid sequence MTIELTNRQELILKIVQEEGPITGEQIAEKLNLTRATLRPDLSILTMAGYLEARPRVGYYYSGKKGNQLLKEMLNKMTVKDYKAVPVVIKEDTSVYDAIVTMFLEDVGTLYVVKERGTLAGIVSRKDLLKAAIGKQSLQDLPISVIMTRMPNIITCQIDDLLIEAANKLIQYQIDSIPVVKPLDNGEGLEVIGRITKTTIAKAFVELGKEKEV is encoded by the coding sequence ATAACCATAGAACTAACCAATCGTCAAGAATTAATTTTAAAAATTGTTCAAGAAGAAGGACCAATCACAGGGGAACAGATAGCGGAAAAGTTAAATCTCACGCGAGCTACTTTAAGGCCAGATTTATCTATTTTAACGATGGCAGGGTATCTAGAGGCAAGACCAAGAGTCGGCTATTATTACTCAGGTAAAAAAGGAAACCAGTTATTAAAGGAAATGTTAAATAAAATGACAGTGAAAGACTATAAAGCTGTCCCTGTCGTGATTAAAGAAGATACCTCTGTTTACGATGCGATTGTTACGATGTTTTTGGAGGATGTCGGAACCTTATATGTAGTCAAAGAACGTGGAACATTGGCAGGTATTGTATCACGAAAAGATTTACTAAAAGCAGCAATTGGTAAACAAAGCCTTCAAGATTTGCCGATTTCCGTGATCATGACGAGAATGCCGAATATTATTACATGTCAGATAGACGACTTGCTAATCGAAGCAGCGAATAAATTAATTCAATACCAGATCGATTCCATACCTGTTGTAAAGCCGTTAGATAATGGAGAAGGATTAGAAGTAATCGGACGGATCACGAAAACAACAATTGCAAAGGCCTTTGTCGAACTTGGAAAAGAAAAGGAAGTGTAG
- the glyS gene encoding glycine--tRNA ligase subunit beta: MSKDLLIEIGTEEIPARFITDAVEQLAKKMMDWLKESYITFDKINTYSTPRRLAVMIKDIAEIQQDRIETLRGPSLKIAKDTEGNWTKAAQGFARGQGATVDDLFIEEVNGVEYVFVKKEYKGKEVFELLPQALKEIIESMNFPKNMRWGDEDLRFVRPIRWLLILFGQEVVPVEIAGVKSNNKSYGHRFLGREVTISFVEDYVPQLTEQFVILDPKEREERILAQIHQLEKEKGWNVPIDKGLLEEVIHLVEYPTVLFGHFKEEFLEIPAEVLVTTMREHQRYFPVENKQGELLPYFITVRNGDTRSLDLVAKGNEKVLTARLSDARFFYLEDQKLKIADAVSKLENIVFHEGLGTIGDKVRRIREVANDLAKHLTLDDEIMKQIDRTAEICKFDLVTNMVYEFPELQGLMGQKYALIHGETEEVSKGIFEHYLPRFSGDRLPESIIGQILSIADKMDNIVGAFSLGKIPSGSQDPLGLRRQAAGIVQILLEKLHSLTLQTIFDLVIESYERKGLLKRSKEEMVVDLYEFFTLRLRSLLQEKGVRYDVIDAVLEVEKNDVKRVVDRALILMEEVEDPSFKLVVDSFNRVMNLATKTNSAKTDPERYQQQVEKDLYNQYLVVKENINKGITLKEQLGQLKTLKEPIIQYFDQVMVMVDDEQVRQDRLGLLYSITQLILSYADFRQLVFA; encoded by the coding sequence ATGAGTAAAGATTTATTAATTGAAATCGGAACAGAAGAGATTCCAGCTCGATTTATTACAGATGCAGTGGAACAATTGGCAAAAAAGATGATGGATTGGTTAAAAGAGTCTTATATCACATTTGATAAGATCAATACATATTCAACACCTAGAAGATTAGCGGTTATGATTAAGGATATCGCAGAAATCCAACAAGACCGAATCGAAACGCTGCGTGGACCATCACTTAAAATTGCAAAGGATACAGAGGGAAACTGGACAAAAGCGGCCCAAGGTTTTGCTAGAGGACAAGGTGCAACTGTTGATGATCTTTTTATCGAAGAGGTCAATGGAGTTGAATATGTATTTGTAAAAAAAGAGTATAAAGGGAAAGAAGTATTTGAGTTATTACCTCAAGCGCTCAAAGAAATCATTGAATCGATGAATTTCCCCAAAAATATGCGCTGGGGAGATGAAGATTTAAGATTCGTTCGACCGATTCGCTGGTTACTCATCTTATTTGGTCAGGAAGTCGTTCCCGTCGAAATCGCAGGTGTGAAATCAAACAATAAAAGCTACGGTCATCGTTTCTTAGGTAGAGAAGTGACGATCTCTTTTGTAGAAGATTATGTTCCACAATTAACGGAACAATTTGTCATTCTTGATCCAAAAGAGAGAGAAGAGCGAATTCTTGCACAGATTCATCAATTAGAAAAGGAAAAAGGATGGAATGTTCCGATTGATAAGGGATTATTGGAGGAAGTGATTCATCTAGTTGAATATCCAACGGTTCTATTTGGCCATTTCAAGGAAGAATTTCTGGAAATACCCGCTGAAGTCTTAGTCACAACCATGCGTGAACATCAACGATATTTTCCAGTAGAGAACAAGCAAGGAGAGCTTCTTCCGTATTTTATCACGGTAAGGAATGGGGATACGCGTTCCTTAGATTTGGTAGCTAAAGGGAATGAAAAGGTATTAACTGCTCGATTATCAGATGCTAGATTCTTCTACTTAGAAGATCAGAAGTTAAAGATTGCTGATGCAGTATCCAAACTGGAGAACATTGTTTTCCATGAGGGATTGGGAACGATTGGCGATAAGGTTCGGAGAATTCGGGAAGTAGCTAATGATCTAGCGAAGCACCTTACGCTTGATGATGAAATAATGAAGCAAATTGATCGTACAGCAGAGATTTGCAAGTTTGATCTTGTAACGAATATGGTCTATGAATTTCCAGAATTACAAGGGTTAATGGGGCAAAAATATGCCCTCATACATGGGGAAACAGAAGAGGTTTCCAAAGGAATTTTTGAACATTATTTACCTCGTTTTTCTGGTGATCGTTTACCAGAATCAATCATTGGCCAAATTTTAAGTATTGCCGATAAAATGGACAATATCGTAGGAGCCTTTTCTTTAGGCAAAATCCCCAGTGGCTCGCAAGACCCTTTAGGATTAAGGAGGCAAGCGGCTGGGATTGTCCAAATTCTTTTAGAAAAGCTTCATTCGTTAACATTACAGACCATTTTTGATCTTGTCATTGAGTCCTATGAGCGAAAAGGCTTATTAAAACGAAGTAAAGAAGAGATGGTTGTTGACCTCTATGAATTCTTTACGTTACGTTTAAGAAGTTTACTACAAGAAAAAGGGGTTCGCTACGACGTCATTGATGCTGTATTAGAAGTAGAGAAGAATGATGTAAAACGAGTTGTAGATCGAGCATTAATCCTAATGGAGGAAGTAGAAGATCCTTCGTTTAAGCTTGTCGTCGATTCCTTTAACCGAGTGATGAATTTAGCGACAAAAACGAATTCTGCCAAAACTGATCCTGAACGTTACCAACAACAGGTGGAGAAAGATTTATATAACCAATATCTTGTAGTAAAAGAAAATATAAATAAAGGCATCACTCTAAAAGAACAACTAGGACAACTAAAAACCCTCAAAGAACCGATTATTCAATATTTTGATCAGGTAATGGTTATGGTTGACGATGAACAAGTTAGACAGGATCGTTTAGGATTACTTTATTCCATTACGCAATTAATTCTCTCCTATGCTGATTTTCGTCAATTAGTATTTGCTTAA
- the glyQ gene encoding glycine--tRNA ligase subunit alpha has product MNFQDMILTLQNFWAKQNCIIVQPYDVEKGAGTMNPMTFLRSIGPEPWNVAYVEPSRRPVDGRYGENPNRLYQHHQFQVILKPSPANVQEIYLESLKELGINPLDHDIRFVEDNWEAPTLGAWGLGWEVWLDGMEITQFTYFQQVGGLDVKPVSVEITYGLERLASYIQNKDNVFELEWVNGVTYGDVFHQAEYEHSKYTFEISDSKMLFNLFNTYEQEAVRVLKENLVFPAYDYVLKCSHIFNQLDARGAISVTERTGYIARVRNLAKLCAQVYYEERQKLGFPMLQQKEGTHHE; this is encoded by the coding sequence ATGAACTTTCAAGACATGATTTTAACTTTACAAAATTTTTGGGCGAAACAAAATTGTATCATTGTTCAACCTTATGATGTGGAAAAAGGTGCCGGAACGATGAATCCGATGACATTTTTGCGAAGTATTGGTCCAGAACCATGGAATGTCGCTTATGTTGAACCATCAAGAAGGCCAGTTGATGGTCGTTACGGAGAAAATCCTAATCGGCTTTATCAACATCATCAATTTCAAGTCATTTTGAAACCATCACCGGCCAATGTCCAAGAAATCTATCTAGAAAGTTTGAAAGAATTGGGGATTAATCCCTTAGACCACGATATTCGTTTTGTCGAAGATAACTGGGAAGCTCCTACACTAGGTGCTTGGGGACTTGGTTGGGAAGTTTGGCTTGATGGAATGGAAATCACTCAGTTTACCTATTTCCAACAGGTTGGTGGACTTGATGTCAAACCCGTTTCTGTTGAAATCACTTATGGGCTTGAACGATTAGCTTCTTATATTCAAAATAAAGATAATGTTTTTGAACTTGAATGGGTAAATGGGGTTACATACGGTGATGTCTTTCACCAAGCGGAATATGAACATTCCAAATATACGTTTGAAATCTCAGATAGTAAAATGTTGTTTAACTTGTTCAATACCTATGAACAAGAGGCAGTTCGCGTATTGAAAGAAAACCTTGTTTTCCCTGCTTATGACTATGTTTTAAAATGTTCTCATATATTTAATCAATTGGATGCACGAGGAGCGATCAGCGTTACCGAGCGAACGGGTTATATTGCGAGAGTTCGTAATTTAGCCAAATTGTGTGCCCAGGTATATTACGAGGAACGGCAAAAATTAGGGTTTCCAATGTTGCAGCAAAAGGAGGGGACTCATCATGAGTAA
- a CDS encoding DUF4342 domain-containing protein yields MVYLQLLKQTNLVHLTISKGNQIILSIPITISAILFRLYPFLSLLTTAYLLRHHFTIKIEKSLIVD; encoded by the coding sequence ATGGTGTACTTACAACTACTAAAACAAACAAATTTAGTGCATCTTACGATTTCAAAAGGAAACCAAATTATCTTATCAATCCCGATCACTATTAGTGCCATATTGTTTCGTTTATACCCTTTCCTCTCATTACTTACAACAGCATATCTGTTACGTCATCATTTTACGATTAAAATTGAAAAAAGCTTAATCGTTGATTGA
- the recO gene encoding DNA repair protein RecO encodes MRTEGIVIKTVDYGEGNKIITLFTETHGKVPLMARGAKKTKSRLSSVSQLFSYGDYTFFLTKSMGTLNHGEIIQSFTKIQQDIIKTAYAAYLVELTDKMTENLDPISYLYQQLLSSLKQIDEGKDPEIIIRIYELKILKISGYRPVLNQCVLCHSVDNLTRFSIVHGGVICDHHSDDSSIVLQEGTMKMLRLFEKIDIRRIGNTNVKASTKSQLQYVLRSFIEHHVGIQLKSQNFLDQLKQFE; translated from the coding sequence GTGAGAACAGAAGGCATTGTGATTAAAACTGTAGATTATGGTGAAGGAAATAAAATCATTACACTCTTTACAGAAACACATGGGAAAGTGCCATTAATGGCTAGAGGAGCAAAAAAAACGAAAAGTCGATTAAGTAGTGTAAGTCAATTATTTAGTTATGGTGACTATACTTTTTTCCTTACCAAAAGTATGGGAACACTGAATCATGGTGAAATCATTCAAAGCTTCACAAAAATTCAACAAGACATCATTAAAACGGCATATGCAGCTTATTTAGTTGAATTAACGGATAAAATGACGGAAAACCTTGACCCTATCTCATATTTATACCAGCAATTGTTATCTTCTTTGAAACAAATTGATGAAGGCAAAGATCCAGAAATTATCATCCGAATTTATGAATTGAAAATCCTTAAAATCTCAGGTTATCGTCCAGTATTAAATCAATGTGTATTGTGTCATTCAGTGGATAACCTTACACGATTTAGTATTGTGCATGGAGGAGTAATTTGTGATCATCATTCAGATGATTCGTCTATTGTCTTACAAGAAGGAACGATGAAAATGCTCCGTTTATTTGAAAAGATTGATATCAGAAGAATAGGGAATACGAATGTAAAAGCTTCAACCAAATCACAGTTACAATATGTGCTTCGATCTTTTATTGAACATCATGTCGGAATCCAACTTAAATCACAAAATTTTTTAGATCAATTGAAGCAATTTGAGTAA
- a CDS encoding YqzL family protein, whose product MKDFSWNYFCKTGQIDAYLLYKECQIQQDVIQTVAEVEEEQDQQ is encoded by the coding sequence GTGAAAGATTTTTCATGGAATTATTTCTGCAAGACCGGACAGATTGATGCTTATCTTTTATACAAAGAATGTCAAATTCAACAAGATGTCATACAAACTGTGGCAGAAGTGGAAGAGGAGCAAGATCAACAGTAA
- the era gene encoding GTPase Era, producing the protein MNQRKTKSGFVAIIGRPNVGKSTLLNQVLGQKIAIMSDKPQTTRNKIRAIYTNEQGQIIFIDTPGIHKPKSKLGKYMMNLTLTTLQEVDLILYLTDVTEKFGPGEQFIIDQLKSVTKTPVYLILNKIDLVTPEELLPIIDQYRKYYDFTEIIPISALKGNNVSTLLEQIYKILPEGPLYYPSDQVTEHPEQFVVAELIREKILNLTREEVPHSIAVVVESMKPGEENPNTVVIQAVIYVERASQKGIIIGKNGRMLKEIGRQARLDIERLLGSKVFIELWVKVKEDWRNREHLLKDFGFFEEEDI; encoded by the coding sequence ATGAATCAAAGAAAAACTAAGTCAGGCTTTGTAGCAATTATTGGACGACCGAATGTTGGTAAATCTACCTTGTTAAATCAAGTGTTAGGACAAAAAATAGCGATTATGTCTGATAAGCCACAAACGACAAGAAATAAAATCCGTGCGATTTATACCAATGAACAAGGACAAATCATATTTATCGATACGCCTGGTATACATAAACCAAAATCAAAGTTAGGGAAATACATGATGAATCTCACGCTAACTACCCTACAAGAGGTTGATTTGATTTTATATTTAACTGACGTAACAGAAAAATTCGGACCAGGAGAACAATTCATCATTGATCAATTAAAATCAGTGACAAAAACTCCAGTATACCTAATACTCAACAAAATCGATTTAGTTACACCAGAGGAATTATTACCAATCATTGATCAATATCGGAAATATTATGATTTTACAGAGATTATTCCGATCTCTGCTCTAAAAGGAAATAATGTATCTACTTTGTTAGAACAAATATACAAGATCTTACCAGAAGGTCCTTTATACTATCCATCTGATCAGGTTACTGAACACCCTGAACAATTTGTGGTTGCTGAACTCATTCGGGAAAAGATTCTGAATCTAACCAGAGAGGAAGTTCCACATTCGATCGCTGTCGTTGTGGAATCGATGAAACCAGGTGAAGAAAACCCAAATACTGTTGTGATTCAGGCAGTGATTTATGTCGAAAGGGCATCACAAAAAGGAATTATTATTGGCAAGAATGGGCGAATGCTAAAAGAAATTGGCCGTCAAGCAAGGTTAGATATTGAACGTTTGTTAGGATCAAAAGTATTTATTGAATTGTGGGTAAAAGTAAAGGAAGATTGGCGAAATAGAGAACATCTATTGAAGGATTTTGGCTTTTTCGAGGAAGAGGATATTTAA
- a CDS encoding cytidine deaminase, whose protein sequence is MNVQELIQFAKEAREKAYVPYSKFQVGAAIRTKNNKIYKGANIENASYGLTNCAERTAIFKAVSEGDRDLEEIAVIADTEGPVSPCGACRQVMVEFFAPDAKVYLANLKGEVLETTVKELLPGAFKQEDLDESKKN, encoded by the coding sequence ATGAATGTTCAAGAATTGATTCAGTTTGCAAAAGAAGCTAGAGAAAAGGCTTATGTTCCCTACTCGAAGTTTCAAGTAGGTGCTGCGATTCGCACGAAGAATAACAAAATCTATAAAGGAGCCAATATCGAAAACGCTTCATATGGATTAACCAATTGTGCCGAGCGTACAGCCATCTTTAAGGCTGTATCAGAAGGAGATCGTGATTTAGAAGAGATTGCGGTCATTGCCGATACAGAAGGACCTGTTTCTCCATGTGGGGCTTGCAGGCAGGTTATGGTTGAATTTTTCGCTCCAGATGCCAAAGTATATTTGGCTAACCTTAAAGGAGAAGTTTTAGAAACAACAGTAAAGGAATTACTGCCAGGGGCATTTAAACAGGAGGATCTCGATGAATCAAAGAAAAACTAA
- a CDS encoding diacylglycerol kinase family protein, protein MFWEKLKKSFYYASEGIIYTIYTQRNMKIHIAISLIVLLLGMWLHFTFLDALFILFSIGIIMGMELMNTAIETVVDLAMPKVHPLAKVAKDVAAGSVLLLTFIVMMVGFLIIFPYLYTFYLQGGKGIHSPNSTFFAFVGVFLLFITYTMKAYWLNKKVQFQPDVLVGILFYVWSYLFLYFKILSWVLLLSILILLFYRFKNGYTFLAFLQNFLISIGGFYVLYYLFF, encoded by the coding sequence TTGTTTTGGGAAAAATTAAAAAAAAGTTTTTATTATGCGAGTGAAGGAATCATCTATACCATTTATACTCAACGGAATATGAAAATCCATATTGCCATATCCCTAATCGTGCTATTATTAGGGATGTGGCTTCATTTTACTTTTCTTGATGCCCTTTTTATTTTGTTTTCGATTGGGATCATCATGGGAATGGAATTGATGAATACGGCGATTGAAACGGTTGTTGATTTAGCGATGCCAAAAGTTCATCCTTTGGCAAAAGTAGCAAAGGATGTTGCAGCAGGAAGTGTATTACTTCTTACATTTATCGTGATGATGGTTGGTTTTTTGATTATTTTCCCATATCTATACACTTTTTATTTGCAAGGAGGTAAGGGGATTCACTCACCGAATTCTACTTTTTTTGCATTTGTAGGTGTTTTTCTTTTATTTATAACCTATACAATGAAAGCATATTGGCTAAACAAAAAAGTACAATTTCAGCCTGATGTATTAGTTGGAATCCTTTTTTACGTCTGGTCATATCTCTTCCTGTATTTTAAAATTTTAAGTTGGGTTCTGTTACTTTCAATCCTGATACTGTTGTTTTATCGTTTTAAAAACGGATATACTTTTCTGGCATTCTTACAAAATTTTTTGATTTCGATCGGAGGATTTTACGTATTGTATTATTTATTTTTCTAA